The following DNA comes from Microbacterium foliorum.
AACCGCGTGGTTCAGGTGCGTTTTTGACCCCGCACGGCGTCGGGCGTGCGTTTGTGACCCCGCACGGCGTGGGAGGTGCGCAATTGACCGCACGAGCGAAGCGACGAGACGAGACGCTCCGCTTTGCACAGATCGAGACACCACGGCAAGGCCGAGATCGGATGCCGGGAGTGGGCGTAGGGTCGGGTCATGGGCCACCGCCGCAGACGCACCGATGCCGCGCCGCTCTTCGCCGCCGCAGCTGTCGCCTACACCGCGAACGTCGCCCTCGGTTCGGCCGTCGCCGCCAAGGTCATCGACACCAGCAACTTCCGCTGGCTGCATCATGCGATCTACATCGCCACGTGCGTGGCCGCCGCCACTGCCGTCTCGTCCGCGATCTGGGGCAGGCCGAAGCACTCGAGCCGCCGCGCCGCACTCGCGCTCGCGCCGGTTGCCGCGCCGCTCGCCGCCATCCCGTACCTCGGCACGCACAGCCGCCGGCATCCGCTCGTCGCGCTCGCCGCAGCACCGTTCATCGTCGCGGGCCTCATCTGCTCGCGCATCACCACCGACCGGAAGTGAACGCATGGAACTGCTCGACGCCATCCGCCGCCGCAAGACCACGAACGGGCCGTTCCTGCCCGACCCGGTGTCGGAGGAGCATCAGCGCATCCTGCTCGAGGCTGCGGGCCGCGCACCCTCGCAGCTGAACAGCCAGCCGTGGCGGTTCGTGGTCATCGAGAACCGCGACACGATCGATCAGATCGCGCGCATCTCGGGCGAGAGCATGACCGAGGCCATGTCGAACGGCACGTTCTTCGAGCGCTACAAGCCGTACTTCCGCTTCAGTCAGGCCGAGATGGAGGAGAAGCGCAGCGGGATGCTGTTCGACAAGCTCCCCGCGGCCCTCCGCCCGTTCACGAGCCAGGTGTTCACGAAGCGCGGTCAGAAGCTGATGAACACGTTCGGCGTGCCCAAGACCCTGGGCGAGGAGAACCACAAGCTGGTCGGCGGCTCTCCGCTGCTGCTCGGCGTGATGCTCGATCGCAGCGAGTACCGGCCCGGCCAGCTCTCGTCGTTCTACTCGGTGTTCAGCATGGGCGCCGCGATGGAGAACGTCTGGCTCACCACGGTCGAGCTCGGCATGGGCATCCAGTTCATCTCCTTCCCGATGGAGGTTCCGGGTCGCTGGGACGAGATCGTGAAGCTGCTGCGCGTGCCCGACGATCTCGAGCTCATGGCCGTGTATCGCCTCGGCTACCTGCCGCCCGAGCAGCGCCGCCCCGCGATCGACTGGTCGAGCCACCAACGTAAGCTCGCCTCGCAGTACGTGTTCCGCGAGAACTGCGACGAGCCTCAGCAGGGCTGGGACGCTCCGCCCCCGGGTGCTGACGCGCCGCGGGCCTGACGCTCAGCCGTGGATCACCGCGCGGTCACGCA
Coding sequences within:
- a CDS encoding nitroreductase family protein, which codes for MELLDAIRRRKTTNGPFLPDPVSEEHQRILLEAAGRAPSQLNSQPWRFVVIENRDTIDQIARISGESMTEAMSNGTFFERYKPYFRFSQAEMEEKRSGMLFDKLPAALRPFTSQVFTKRGQKLMNTFGVPKTLGEENHKLVGGSPLLLGVMLDRSEYRPGQLSSFYSVFSMGAAMENVWLTTVELGMGIQFISFPMEVPGRWDEIVKLLRVPDDLELMAVYRLGYLPPEQRRPAIDWSSHQRKLASQYVFRENCDEPQQGWDAPPPGADAPRA